In bacterium, one genomic interval encodes:
- a CDS encoding histidine kinase: MQNKLLYSETSDFIRRLIPVWWQRWLAIAGLWTTVALISSAHWHLLLSDVDPWVDGELVRVKLQVWFVWAILTPLILWIGYQLRFDRVRPILSILGLTVLSLLITAFYVLTYTWILYINFGYPREGRFEYLFHFVLTQHSSYYFLAFWVTIGIEQLLIAYRRWHDRELLASQLQAQLARAQFRALKSQVQPHFLFNVLNTISSSILEGDRDKAHQMTAKLSDLLRMVLDRNEQEFVTVASEMEFNRRYLELMAERFEPRLVFQIQTSPESLTGLVPEFLLQPLVENAVTHGVANRTGESSVMVQSVVSDGRLQIAIEEQGEKSDASEIPGSGGRGHRLTEDRLRQYYGSDFRFVVTALAHTGMRINIDIPFNADPAKGIA, from the coding sequence ATGCAGAACAAGCTACTATACTCAGAAACTAGTGATTTCATACGTCGCCTGATACCGGTTTGGTGGCAACGCTGGCTGGCCATCGCCGGACTCTGGACAACAGTCGCCCTGATCTCTTCAGCCCATTGGCATTTGCTGCTTTCGGATGTGGATCCGTGGGTTGACGGTGAATTAGTGCGCGTGAAACTGCAGGTCTGGTTTGTCTGGGCGATATTGACTCCGCTGATCCTCTGGATCGGCTACCAGCTTCGTTTTGATCGAGTCCGCCCGATTCTCAGCATCCTTGGCCTGACTGTCCTGAGTCTTCTCATTACGGCTTTCTATGTTCTGACATACACATGGATACTCTATATCAATTTCGGATATCCGCGCGAAGGGCGTTTTGAGTACCTCTTTCACTTTGTCCTGACCCAACACTCTTCCTATTACTTTCTGGCGTTTTGGGTAACGATCGGAATTGAGCAACTTCTAATTGCTTACCGTCGTTGGCACGATCGCGAGTTGCTGGCCTCACAGCTTCAAGCGCAATTAGCGAGGGCGCAGTTCAGAGCGCTCAAGTCGCAGGTCCAGCCCCATTTTCTGTTTAATGTCCTCAACACGATCTCATCCAGCATTCTCGAAGGTGACCGTGACAAGGCCCACCAAATGACCGCCAAACTGAGCGATCTGTTACGCATGGTGCTCGACCGTAACGAACAGGAATTCGTCACGGTGGCCTCAGAAATGGAGTTTAACCGCCGCTATCTGGAACTGATGGCCGAACGATTCGAGCCACGACTGGTATTTCAGATCCAAACTTCTCCGGAAAGCCTGACCGGCCTCGTCCCGGAATTCCTGTTACAGCCATTGGTGGAAAACGCAGTAACACATGGCGTCGCAAATCGAACCGGCGAATCGTCAGTGATGGTCCAATCCGTGGTGAGCGACGGTCGCCTCCAGATCGCTATCGAAGAGCAGGGGGAGAAGTCCGACGCGAGCGAGATTCCGGGGAGCGGCGGCAGGGGGCATCGATTGACCGAAGATCGTCTCCGTCAGTATTACGGGTCAGATTTCCGATTTGTGGTCACCGCTTTGGCCCACACCGGTATGCGCATCAATATTGACATTCCGTTCAACGCTGATCCAGCGAAGGGAATTGCCTGA
- a CDS encoding response regulator transcription factor, which produces MAVRTLKVMVVDDEAPSRRVVRQFLQHEPQTTLVAECSNGLEAVEMIASSSPDVVLLDIQMPELDGFDVIRRVGVSQMPAVIFITAYDAYAVKAFEVHALDYLLKPFTRQRFSEAIARARNSGSKGATGQQPRLKSLLKQWQYGAGDAPKKDVEGSVDKRQRVLVHDRQQVRSISLKDIFWLEAADHYVIVHSTTGKHLIHESLGGMEATLPETFVRVHRGAMVNVAHIAEIKPSRFGTYTVTLHSGTRLRVSRTFRIALRHLLTS; this is translated from the coding sequence ATGGCGGTTCGAACCCTCAAGGTGATGGTAGTTGATGATGAAGCGCCGTCCCGCCGAGTAGTGCGGCAATTCCTCCAGCACGAGCCGCAGACTACGCTGGTGGCGGAGTGCAGTAACGGATTGGAGGCGGTAGAAATGATCGCGTCATCAAGCCCCGATGTAGTTTTGCTTGATATCCAGATGCCTGAGCTTGATGGCTTCGACGTGATCCGACGAGTCGGCGTTTCGCAAATGCCGGCGGTCATTTTTATAACCGCCTACGATGCCTATGCGGTCAAAGCATTTGAAGTGCATGCCCTGGATTACCTCCTCAAACCGTTCACTCGTCAGCGGTTTTCTGAGGCTATCGCCAGAGCGAGGAACTCAGGGTCAAAAGGGGCTACAGGACAACAGCCACGCCTGAAAAGCCTCCTCAAGCAATGGCAATACGGCGCGGGCGATGCGCCCAAGAAGGATGTCGAGGGGAGCGTCGATAAGCGCCAGCGCGTCCTCGTTCACGATCGACAACAGGTTCGATCCATCTCCCTGAAAGACATTTTCTGGCTCGAGGCAGCCGACCACTACGTGATAGTCCACTCAACTACCGGCAAACACCTGATCCACGAATCCCTTGGTGGGATGGAGGCGACACTCCCGGAGACCTTTGTCAGGGTCCATCGTGGCGCAATGGTAAACGTTGCTCATATCGCGGAGATCAAACCGTCTCGCTTTGGTACCTACACGGTCACTCTTCACTCCGGCACTCGACTGCGGGTCAGCCGGACCTTTCGAATCGCCCTGCGCCATCTTCTTACTTCCTAG